In Arsenicicoccus sp. oral taxon 190, the following are encoded in one genomic region:
- a CDS encoding DUF3152 domain-containing protein codes for MDGAPVSDPGADLPETHPWSRRRRARFVRTLLVLLALLLTLLVATRWWAGRDDGGADKAATPRPAASSAPTSDTTAASALPGSTSRPAAAPSPGLDDDHDGTRGIYGDVSPDIPQKARGTFTVLPGASSPASQDGRVVRYTIEVEDGLGLDAGAFARTVRATLLDPRNGWQARDHVRWVAVSPQQAAAGEPVDIRVTLASPRTVDQGCAPLNTNGVVSCFNRGRAMLNAQRWVTGAYTYGQDLRSYRTYQINHEVGHGLGHDHVPCPAPGRRAPVMLQQTKTLQGCTAWPYPLGA; via the coding sequence ATGGATGGAGCCCCCGTGTCCGACCCCGGTGCCGACCTCCCCGAGACCCATCCCTGGAGCCGCCGTCGGCGTGCGCGGTTCGTCCGGACGCTGCTCGTGCTGCTCGCCCTCCTCCTCACGCTGCTGGTCGCCACCCGCTGGTGGGCGGGCCGGGACGACGGCGGAGCCGACAAGGCGGCCACCCCGCGCCCTGCCGCCAGCTCGGCCCCCACCAGCGACACGACCGCCGCCAGCGCCTTGCCCGGGTCCACCTCACGCCCGGCGGCGGCCCCCAGCCCGGGCCTGGACGACGACCACGACGGCACGCGGGGCATCTACGGCGACGTCTCGCCGGACATCCCGCAGAAGGCCAGGGGGACGTTCACCGTGCTGCCGGGTGCCAGCTCGCCCGCCTCCCAGGACGGGCGGGTGGTCCGCTACACGATCGAGGTGGAGGATGGGCTCGGCCTCGACGCCGGGGCCTTCGCCCGGACGGTGAGGGCCACGCTGCTCGACCCGCGCAACGGCTGGCAGGCCCGAGACCACGTGCGGTGGGTCGCGGTCTCGCCGCAGCAGGCGGCCGCGGGCGAGCCCGTGGACATCCGGGTGACCCTGGCCAGCCCGCGCACCGTCGACCAGGGGTGTGCGCCGCTCAACACCAACGGCGTCGTGTCCTGCTTCAACCGGGGCCGGGCCATGCTCAACGCCCAGCGGTGGGTGACCGGGGCCTACACCTACGGCCAGGACCTGCGCAGCTACCGCACCTACCAGATCAACCACGAGGTCGGGCACGGTCTCGGCCACGACCACGTCCCCTGCCCGGCCCCCGGCCGGCGGGCGCCGGTGATGCTGCAGCAGACCAAGACGCTGCAGGGGTGCACCGCGTGGCCCTATCCCTTGGGCGCCTGA
- a CDS encoding murein hydrolase activator EnvC family protein, which translates to MPSARLVTSSLALALTAALVGGVGHGVPRDEPATVGSAALGSGEMLGSVGLRPVTTGPRPGTPAGARPEDALAEDARRAPAPHGGGPAPRTGWIAPVAPLVLVRRFEAPSERWSPGHRGADLRAAAGATVVAPHDGVVAFVGMVAGRPVLSLDHDGGLRTTYEPVTSALAVGQRVRRGQQIATVAGPPHCDGGCLHWGARVGETYRDPMSLLRPSVVRLLPVP; encoded by the coding sequence ATGCCGAGCGCCCGCCTCGTGACCTCGTCCCTCGCTCTCGCGCTGACCGCCGCACTGGTAGGAGGCGTCGGGCACGGGGTGCCCCGGGACGAGCCCGCGACGGTCGGCAGTGCGGCGCTGGGGTCGGGCGAGATGCTGGGGTCGGTCGGCCTGCGGCCGGTCACCACCGGGCCCCGCCCTGGCACGCCTGCTGGCGCACGGCCCGAGGACGCCCTTGCCGAGGACGCCCGTCGTGCGCCTGCTCCCCACGGTGGCGGTCCCGCCCCGCGGACGGGGTGGATCGCGCCGGTGGCGCCCCTGGTGCTGGTGCGCCGCTTCGAGGCGCCGTCGGAGCGCTGGTCGCCCGGCCATCGGGGAGCCGACCTGCGGGCCGCGGCGGGCGCGACCGTGGTGGCGCCTCACGACGGGGTGGTCGCGTTCGTCGGGATGGTGGCGGGCCGGCCGGTGCTCTCGCTGGACCACGACGGCGGCCTGCGCACCACCTACGAGCCCGTGACCTCGGCGCTGGCCGTCGGCCAACGGGTCCGCCGCGGCCAGCAGATCGCGACCGTCGCCGGGCCGCCGCACTGCGACGGGGGTTGCCTGCACTGGGGCGCCCGGGTGGGCGAGACCTACCGCGACCCGATGTCGCTGCTGCGCCCGTCCGTGGTGAGGCTGCTGCCAGTGCCGTGA
- a CDS encoding tyrosine recombinase XerC, with product MPTDPIDDFAQHLRVERGRSEHTVRAYVGDLRRLDAYARGEGAGGLLDLGLVDLRSWLAGEGAGGAARATMARRSAAARTFYAWAARRGLVAEDPAGRLASPRRASTLPGVLDQAQAAEMLAVAERSTDPRARDSAARGTAARKTAGAGKTAGSGESPGAGESASAGKTAGSGESPGAGETAGSVEGASPGQSTAPDGSGPPDPLALRDVAMVELLYASGIRVSELAGLDVDDLDAAARTLRVLGKGRKERTVPYGLPAAQAVERWLSHGRPLLVGGGSGPALFLGRRGRRVDPRQVREVVHRLLAQVPGAPDLGPHGLRHSAATHLLDGGADLRVVQELLGHSSLATTQIYTHVSVDRLRRAYRQAHPRA from the coding sequence GTGCCGACCGACCCCATCGACGACTTCGCCCAGCACCTGCGGGTGGAACGCGGCCGGTCCGAGCACACGGTGCGCGCCTACGTCGGTGATCTGCGACGCCTGGACGCCTACGCCCGGGGCGAGGGAGCGGGCGGCCTGCTCGACCTCGGGCTGGTGGACCTGCGGTCCTGGCTGGCCGGAGAGGGCGCGGGGGGCGCGGCGCGCGCCACGATGGCGCGCCGGTCCGCCGCCGCGCGCACGTTCTACGCGTGGGCGGCGCGCCGCGGGCTCGTCGCCGAGGATCCCGCGGGACGCCTCGCCTCGCCCCGGCGGGCCTCCACCCTGCCGGGGGTGCTCGACCAGGCTCAGGCCGCCGAGATGCTGGCCGTCGCGGAGAGGTCGACCGACCCGCGTGCGCGAGACAGTGCCGCGAGGGGGACTGCCGCGAGAAAGACTGCCGGTGCAGGGAAGACTGCCGGGTCGGGGGAGAGCCCCGGCGCGGGGGAGAGCGCCAGTGCGGGGAAGACTGCCGGGTCGGGGGAGAGCCCCGGCGCGGGGGAGACTGCCGGCTCGGTGGAAGGCGCGAGCCCGGGGCAGAGCACGGCCCCCGACGGGTCCGGCCCCCCGGACCCGTTGGCGCTGCGGGACGTCGCCATGGTGGAGCTGCTCTACGCCTCGGGGATCCGGGTGAGCGAGCTGGCCGGCCTCGACGTCGACGACCTCGACGCCGCCGCCCGCACCCTGCGCGTGCTCGGCAAGGGCAGAAAGGAACGCACCGTCCCCTACGGTCTGCCGGCCGCCCAGGCCGTCGAGCGTTGGCTGTCGCACGGTCGGCCGCTCCTGGTGGGGGGCGGGAGCGGGCCGGCGCTCTTCCTCGGGCGTCGCGGGCGGCGCGTCGACCCCCGGCAGGTCCGCGAGGTCGTGCACCGCCTCCTCGCGCAGGTGCCGGGGGCGCCCGACCTCGGGCCCCACGGGCTGCGGCACAGCGCGGCCACGCACCTGCTGGACGGTGGGGCCGACCTGCGGGTCGTGCAGGAGCTGCTGGGACACTCCAGCCTCGCGACCACGCAGATCTACACCCACGTCTCGGTCGACCGGCTGCGTCGCGCCTACCGTCAGGCCCATCCCCGCGCCTGA
- the dprA gene encoding DNA-processing protein DprA yields the protein MTPAELPHDDRSARALWSRVAEPCDPRVPELVQEHGDHVAALHALAAGGERRHEALLDRLREAVPGRDEQAGRRCGARVVVPGDAGWPPGLDDLGDETPYCLWVRGPVSLGPAMRRSVAVVGSRAASEYGQRIAADVGGGLAAGDFTVVSGAALGIDGAAHRGALVEGGATVAVLAGGVDRPYPMAHVDLIDRIAATGALVSEVAPGFAPSRHRFLRRNRIIAALTRGTVVVEAGFRSGALSTARRALELQRPVGAFPGPVTSAASAGCHQLVRDGGAVLVTDAAEVAELCGDLGRDLAPERRGETRDDDLLLPQDSRLLSALPYRNATSLETVARTAGLTQQEARAAWGRLELAGLAELRDGQLRLSARARRQRQEAAARQQPHGAS from the coding sequence ATGACCCCCGCCGAGCTGCCCCACGACGACCGGTCGGCGCGAGCCTTGTGGAGCCGCGTCGCCGAGCCCTGCGACCCGCGGGTGCCGGAGCTGGTCCAGGAGCACGGCGACCACGTCGCTGCCCTGCACGCCCTCGCCGCGGGCGGAGAGCGTCGTCACGAGGCCCTCCTCGACCGGCTGCGCGAGGCCGTGCCGGGCCGGGACGAGCAGGCGGGCCGACGCTGCGGCGCCCGCGTGGTCGTCCCGGGGGACGCGGGGTGGCCGCCGGGTCTGGACGACCTCGGCGACGAGACCCCCTACTGCCTGTGGGTGCGCGGCCCGGTGTCCCTCGGGCCGGCGATGCGCCGCAGCGTCGCCGTGGTGGGTTCCCGCGCCGCGTCGGAGTACGGCCAGCGCATCGCGGCGGACGTCGGGGGCGGACTGGCCGCCGGCGACTTCACGGTGGTGTCGGGCGCAGCCCTCGGCATCGACGGCGCCGCGCACCGCGGGGCGCTGGTCGAGGGCGGCGCCACGGTTGCCGTGCTGGCCGGGGGCGTGGACCGTCCCTACCCGATGGCCCACGTGGACCTGATCGACCGGATCGCCGCGACCGGTGCCCTGGTGAGCGAGGTTGCCCCCGGCTTCGCCCCGTCCCGGCACAGGTTCCTGCGGCGCAACCGGATCATCGCGGCGCTCACGCGCGGCACCGTGGTCGTCGAGGCCGGTTTCCGCAGCGGGGCGCTCAGCACCGCGCGGCGGGCCCTGGAGCTCCAGCGCCCGGTGGGGGCCTTCCCCGGGCCGGTGACCTCTGCGGCCAGCGCCGGCTGCCACCAGCTCGTGCGGGACGGCGGTGCGGTGCTGGTCACCGACGCCGCCGAGGTGGCGGAGCTCTGCGGAGACCTCGGCCGGGACCTGGCCCCGGAGCGGCGCGGCGAGACCCGCGACGACGACCTGCTGCTGCCGCAGGACTCGAGGCTGCTGTCGGCGCTGCCCTACCGCAACGCCACCTCGCTGGAGACGGTGGCGCGGACGGCGGGACTGACCCAGCAGGAGGCGCGGGCTGCGTGGGGCCGGCTGGAGCTGGCCGGTCTCGCCGAGCTGCGCGACGGGCAGCTGCGGCTGAGTGCGCGGGCGCGCCGGCAACGTCAGGAGGCGGCCGCGCGGCAGCAGCCTCACGGCGCGTCGTAG
- a CDS encoding YifB family Mg chelatase-like AAA ATPase: MTIGMTRGVTLDGLEGVVVDVEADVSPGLPSFTVTGLADATVGEARDRIRAAASNAEVPLPARRLTVNLSPAWRPKAGSAFDLPMIVALLAATGALPPGVRDVVHLGELSLDGQIKAVRGVLPSVAAAVAAGHRRVIVPAANLREASLVEGADVRGARSLRDVVAFHRGSRTLPEPTDVDDDAIAWAGPDLADVVGQREARFALEVAAAGRHHVFFVGPPGAGKTMLAERLPGLLPALPTEQALEVTAIESIMSLDAAPLGLRRRPPYRAMHHGATMAAMVGGGTGRPSPGAVTAAHRGVLFLDEGPEFQTHVLNALRQPLESGVVTVGRSKATVTFPARFQLVLAANPCPCGRAVGKALACECTPLQRRNYFGKLSGPLLDRIDLQLTVPAVSRLELFDGASEATEQVAARVAQARACAEERGGPAGWAVNSEVPSRALREGPWCLPATARVSLDRALERGALTLRGYDRVTRVAWTIADLAGHHSPTRDDVDQALSLRGAAGVPA; encoded by the coding sequence GTGACCATCGGGATGACCCGCGGGGTGACCCTGGACGGGCTGGAGGGCGTCGTGGTCGACGTCGAGGCCGACGTGTCCCCGGGGCTGCCGTCCTTCACCGTGACCGGGCTCGCCGACGCCACCGTGGGGGAGGCCCGCGACCGGATCCGGGCGGCGGCGAGCAACGCCGAGGTGCCGCTGCCGGCGCGGCGGCTCACCGTCAACCTCTCGCCGGCGTGGCGCCCCAAGGCGGGGTCGGCCTTCGACCTGCCCATGATCGTGGCACTCCTGGCCGCCACGGGGGCCCTGCCGCCCGGCGTCCGCGACGTGGTCCACCTGGGGGAGCTGTCCCTCGACGGCCAGATCAAGGCGGTGCGCGGGGTGCTGCCCTCCGTGGCGGCGGCCGTGGCGGCGGGGCACCGGCGCGTCATCGTGCCCGCGGCCAACCTGCGCGAGGCCAGCCTCGTCGAGGGGGCCGACGTCCGCGGTGCCCGGTCGCTGCGCGACGTCGTGGCCTTCCACCGCGGCAGCCGGACGCTGCCGGAGCCGACGGACGTCGACGACGACGCCATCGCCTGGGCCGGGCCCGACCTCGCCGACGTGGTGGGGCAGCGGGAGGCCAGGTTCGCCCTCGAGGTGGCCGCGGCCGGCCGCCACCACGTCTTCTTCGTGGGGCCGCCCGGCGCCGGCAAGACGATGCTCGCCGAGCGGCTGCCCGGGCTGCTGCCGGCGCTGCCGACCGAGCAGGCGCTCGAGGTCACCGCCATCGAGTCGATCATGAGCCTGGACGCGGCGCCCCTCGGGCTGCGCCGCCGCCCGCCATACCGGGCGATGCACCACGGCGCCACCATGGCGGCGATGGTGGGCGGCGGGACCGGGCGCCCCTCGCCGGGCGCGGTCACGGCCGCGCACCGAGGCGTCCTCTTCCTGGACGAGGGGCCGGAGTTCCAGACCCACGTGCTCAACGCCCTGCGGCAGCCGCTGGAGTCCGGCGTCGTGACCGTCGGCCGGTCCAAGGCCACGGTGACCTTCCCGGCCCGCTTCCAGCTGGTCCTCGCCGCCAACCCCTGCCCGTGCGGCCGGGCGGTGGGCAAGGCCCTCGCCTGCGAGTGCACGCCCCTGCAGCGGCGCAACTACTTCGGCAAGCTGTCCGGCCCGCTGCTGGACCGCATCGACCTGCAGCTCACCGTCCCTGCCGTGTCGCGCCTCGAGCTGTTCGACGGGGCCAGCGAGGCGACCGAGCAGGTGGCCGCCCGGGTCGCGCAGGCCCGGGCCTGCGCCGAGGAGCGCGGTGGCCCGGCCGGGTGGGCCGTCAACAGCGAGGTCCCGAGCCGAGCCTTGCGAGAGGGTCCGTGGTGCCTGCCGGCGACGGCGCGCGTCTCCTTGGACCGGGCCCTCGAGCGCGGCGCACTCACGTTGCGCGGCTACGACCGGGTGACCCGGGTCGCCTGGACCATCGCCGACCTGGCCGGGCACCACAGCCCGACCCGGGACGACGTCGACCAGGCGCTCTCGCTGCGTGGTGCCGCCGGGGTGCCCGCATGA
- a CDS encoding YraN family protein, whose translation MGAGTGPARHRAVGEYGERVAARHLEAAGLRIIDRNWRCRHGEIDLVAVSADDPATVVVVEVKTRTTDAFGSPVEQITYRKAARLRRLAGLWLAEHPEVTSPLVRVDVVGVLVPRWGAPVVDHLEAVLS comes from the coding sequence ATGGGTGCAGGGACGGGGCCCGCGCGACATCGCGCGGTGGGGGAGTATGGCGAGCGCGTGGCCGCCCGGCACCTGGAGGCCGCGGGGCTGCGTATTATCGACCGCAACTGGCGGTGCCGCCACGGCGAGATCGACCTCGTGGCCGTCAGCGCGGACGACCCGGCCACGGTGGTCGTCGTGGAGGTCAAGACCCGCACCACCGACGCCTTCGGCTCGCCGGTCGAGCAGATCACCTACCGCAAGGCCGCGCGGCTGCGACGCCTCGCCGGTCTGTGGCTCGCCGAGCACCCGGAGGTGACGTCCCCGCTCGTGCGGGTCGACGTCGTCGGGGTGCTGGTGCCCCGGTGGGGCGCCCCGGTGGTCGACCACCTCGAGGCGGTGCTGTCGTGA
- a CDS encoding DUF2469 domain-containing protein, translating to MSSEDLERYETEMELALYREYRDVVGLFSHVVETERRFYLCNSVDVRVRSDGGEVYFDVTMSDAWVWDVYRPARFVKNVRVVTFKDVNVEELAKSELDLAKDPGFPR from the coding sequence ATGAGTTCAGAGGACCTGGAGCGCTACGAGACCGAGATGGAGCTCGCGCTCTACCGCGAGTACCGCGACGTCGTCGGGCTCTTCTCCCACGTCGTCGAGACCGAGCGACGGTTCTACCTGTGCAACTCGGTCGACGTGCGCGTCCGCAGCGACGGCGGCGAGGTCTACTTCGACGTGACGATGTCCGACGCGTGGGTGTGGGACGTCTACCGCCCGGCCCGCTTCGTCAAGAACGTCCGGGTCGTGACCTTCAAGGACGTCAACGTCGAGGAGCTCGCCAAGTCCGAGCTGGACCTCGCGAAGGATCCCGGCTTCCCGCGCTGA
- a CDS encoding ribonuclease HII — translation MTTATNARRTGSTAVGPHRPSLRVERSLQRSLPEGGRVLAAMDEVGRGALAGPVTVGVVLVDETVGSAPTGVRDSKLLTPAARERLVPRLRRWAPAYGVGHASPQEIDAVGIMEALRLAGERAMAVACAGGLAPSLLLLDGNHDWYTRPEQVGLLGAWDDAVLPVHTMIKADLRCSSVAAASVLAKVERDANMVRLAREGGVAEDYGFAVNKGYAAPDHLAALTRLGPTTHHRRSWRLPGVLRDDEGSPTADGGSRAEQEVQER, via the coding sequence GTGACCACCGCCACCAACGCGCGCCGGACCGGCAGCACCGCGGTCGGACCGCACCGCCCCAGCCTGCGGGTCGAGCGGTCGCTGCAGCGCAGCCTCCCCGAGGGCGGTCGCGTGCTCGCGGCGATGGACGAGGTGGGTCGCGGGGCCCTGGCCGGCCCGGTCACGGTCGGCGTGGTGCTGGTCGACGAGACCGTGGGGTCCGCCCCGACGGGGGTGCGGGACTCCAAGCTGCTCACGCCGGCGGCCCGCGAGCGACTCGTGCCGCGGCTACGACGGTGGGCGCCGGCATACGGCGTCGGGCACGCGTCGCCGCAGGAGATCGACGCGGTCGGGATCATGGAGGCGCTGCGGCTCGCCGGGGAGCGGGCCATGGCGGTCGCCTGCGCGGGCGGCCTGGCGCCGTCGCTGCTGCTGCTGGACGGCAACCACGACTGGTACACCCGGCCCGAGCAGGTCGGGCTCCTCGGCGCCTGGGACGACGCGGTGCTGCCGGTCCACACCATGATCAAGGCTGACCTGCGCTGCTCGTCCGTGGCCGCCGCGAGCGTGCTCGCCAAGGTCGAGCGGGACGCCAACATGGTGCGGCTCGCGCGGGAGGGCGGCGTGGCCGAGGACTACGGCTTCGCCGTCAACAAGGGGTATGCCGCCCCCGACCACCTCGCGGCACTGACCCGGCTCGGCCCCACCACCCACCACCGGCGCTCGTGGCGGCTCCCCGGCGTCCTGCGCGATGATGAGGGGAGCCCGACCGCCGACGGCGGCAGCCGAGCAGAGCAGGAAGTGCAGGAGCGATGA
- the lepB gene encoding signal peptidase I yields the protein MTDDLRPRDDQARRPDGPGVAGPAGVDGRERLDGGEPRDGGEGTAAGGRDASTSRDATTGAEATTPTTRGASRESRSPGHHLAHAVRELVIVVGLALILSLAVKTWLMQAFYIPSGSMEDTLVEGDRVVVSKLTPSPFSLERGDIVVFEDPDRWLASAPVQQRSGLSAAVHDTLVFVGLLPNDSDSHLIKRVIGVPGDKVKCCTASGKITVNGAEVTEPYLKPGNAPSFDPFDITVPAGKIWVMGDHRSDSSDSRYHPPGGDGSQGSVPISKVVGRAVAVVWPFPHMTWLGQPTEVFAKVPSSP from the coding sequence ATGACCGACGACCTGAGGCCCCGCGACGACCAGGCGCGGCGGCCCGACGGTCCCGGCGTGGCCGGCCCCGCCGGGGTGGACGGCCGCGAGCGGCTGGACGGTGGTGAGCCGCGCGACGGCGGTGAGGGCACCGCGGCCGGCGGCAGGGACGCGAGCACCAGCAGGGACGCGACCACCGGCGCCGAGGCGACCACCCCCACCACCCGCGGCGCGAGCCGCGAGTCCCGCTCGCCCGGTCACCACCTGGCCCACGCGGTCCGCGAGCTCGTCATCGTCGTGGGGCTGGCGCTGATCCTGTCGCTGGCGGTCAAGACCTGGCTGATGCAGGCGTTCTACATCCCCTCGGGGTCGATGGAGGACACCCTCGTCGAGGGTGACCGCGTGGTCGTGTCCAAGCTGACGCCGTCGCCCTTCTCGCTGGAGCGGGGCGACATCGTGGTCTTCGAGGACCCCGACCGCTGGCTCGCGAGCGCCCCGGTCCAGCAGCGCTCCGGCCTGTCCGCCGCCGTGCACGACACCCTGGTCTTCGTCGGTCTGCTGCCCAACGACTCCGACAGCCACCTGATCAAGCGGGTCATCGGGGTGCCCGGCGACAAGGTCAAGTGCTGCACCGCCTCGGGCAAGATCACGGTCAACGGCGCCGAGGTCACCGAGCCCTACCTCAAGCCCGGCAACGCCCCCAGCTTCGACCCCTTCGACATCACCGTCCCGGCGGGCAAGATCTGGGTCATGGGCGACCACCGCAGCGACTCCAGCGACTCGCGCTACCACCCGCCCGGCGGCGACGGGTCGCAGGGCTCCGTGCCGATCTCCAAGGTGGTCGGCCGGGCCGTGGCCGTGGTGTGGCCCTTCCCCCACATGACCTGGCTCGGCCAGCCGACCGAGGTCTTCGCCAAGGTGCCCTCGTCGCCGTGA
- the lepB gene encoding signal peptidase I encodes MRPDSSTPTPTGAPAGVASSRQRGRRRSRWRTRRPLRRTTIAGGALVLAWLAMVGTRTLVLDWFAVPSASMEPTLQPGERILVDKRADDPVRGDVVVFDGASFGARDDRPVAVQVLGRVLGESPGQHLVKRVIGVGGDRVRCCDADGRLLVDDRPLAEPYLAAGDTPSDVRFDVTVPPGTLWVMGDHRSRSADSRSRLGSPGGGFVPRADVTGRVVRVVWPPGRLRPITAPPIPTTTGGHR; translated from the coding sequence GTGCGTCCCGACAGCTCGACCCCGACCCCGACCGGTGCCCCGGCCGGGGTCGCGTCGTCCCGGCAGCGGGGCCGCCGGCGGTCTCGCTGGCGGACCCGGCGGCCGCTGCGGCGCACGACCATCGCCGGCGGCGCGCTCGTCCTCGCCTGGCTGGCTATGGTGGGGACCCGCACCCTCGTGCTCGACTGGTTCGCCGTGCCGAGCGCCTCGATGGAGCCGACGCTGCAGCCGGGCGAACGCATCCTCGTGGACAAGCGCGCCGACGACCCCGTCCGCGGCGACGTGGTGGTCTTCGACGGCGCGAGCTTCGGGGCGCGCGACGACCGCCCGGTGGCCGTCCAGGTCCTCGGCCGGGTCCTCGGCGAGTCGCCCGGGCAGCACCTGGTCAAGCGCGTGATCGGGGTCGGCGGCGACCGCGTCCGCTGCTGCGACGCCGACGGGCGCCTGCTCGTGGACGACCGGCCCCTCGCCGAGCCCTACCTCGCGGCCGGGGACACGCCCAGCGACGTGAGGTTCGACGTGACCGTACCACCAGGCACACTGTGGGTCATGGGCGACCACCGCAGCCGCTCGGCAGACTCGCGGTCCCGCCTCGGGTCCCCAGGGGGCGGGTTCGTGCCGCGAGCTGACGTCACCGGGCGCGTCGTCCGCGTCGTGTGGCCGCCCGGCCGGCTGCGCCCGATCACCGCCCCGCCCATCCCCACCACCACCGGAGGACACCGATGA
- the rplS gene encoding 50S ribosomal protein L19, translated as MKKLAEFDSVSLRTDVPEFRAGDTLKVHVKVIEGNRSRVQVFQGVVIRKSGGGIGETFTVRKISFGVGVERTFPLHTPVIDKIEVVTRGDVRRAKLYYLRSLRGKAAKIKEKRDTTVAR; from the coding sequence ATGAAGAAGCTGGCTGAGTTCGACTCCGTGAGCCTGCGCACCGACGTGCCCGAGTTCCGCGCCGGCGACACCCTCAAGGTCCACGTCAAGGTCATCGAGGGCAACCGCTCCCGCGTCCAGGTCTTCCAGGGCGTCGTGATCCGCAAGTCCGGCGGCGGCATCGGCGAGACCTTCACGGTCCGCAAGATCTCCTTCGGCGTCGGCGTGGAGCGCACCTTCCCGCTGCACACCCCGGTCATCGACAAGATCGAGGTCGTCACCCGCGGTGACGTGCGTCGCGCCAAGCTCTACTACCTGCGCTCGCTGCGCGGCAAGGCCGCCAAGATCAAGGAGAAGCGCGACACCACGGTGGCGCGCTGA
- the trmD gene encoding tRNA (guanosine(37)-N1)-methyltransferase TrmD: protein MRLDVVTIFPDYLAPLDLSLIGKARRDGLLDLHVHDLRSWTTDRHRTVDDTPYGGGAGMVMTPEPWARAIDHLADVGDSAYAGTRPLLVVPGPGGTRFDQQLAHELADEPWLAFACGRYEGLDERVYDYAAERLDGRVRIVSLGDYVLNGGEVAVLTITEAVARLLPGVVGNAESLVEESHEDGLLEYPVYTKPASWRGRDVPPVLLSGDHGAIARWRHQQRLERTARRRPDLLAPAAALAGETTMPLTTATPADAPELWTLQRACWLDEGRLHGTFDIPPLTESLADVQAGLRGWHTWVGRHDGRLVASVRARLVDDDTWEVGRLMVAPDLAGRGLGRALLAHVETMAPPEARRAWLLTGERSARNQRIYRKAGYRPVRTRREDVPGTVELDKRLRRG from the coding sequence GTGCGCCTGGACGTCGTCACGATCTTCCCCGACTACCTCGCGCCGCTCGACCTGTCCCTGATCGGCAAGGCCCGTCGCGACGGGCTGCTGGACCTGCACGTCCACGACCTGCGGAGCTGGACCACCGACCGGCACCGCACCGTCGACGACACCCCCTACGGCGGGGGCGCCGGCATGGTCATGACGCCCGAGCCGTGGGCCCGGGCCATCGACCACCTCGCGGACGTCGGCGACAGCGCGTATGCCGGGACCCGCCCGCTCCTCGTCGTCCCGGGACCCGGCGGGACCCGCTTCGACCAGCAGCTCGCCCACGAGCTGGCCGACGAGCCCTGGCTGGCGTTCGCGTGCGGCCGCTACGAGGGCCTCGACGAGCGGGTCTACGACTACGCCGCGGAGCGGCTGGACGGCCGGGTGCGGATCGTGTCGCTCGGCGACTACGTCCTCAACGGGGGCGAGGTCGCGGTGCTTACGATCACCGAGGCGGTCGCGCGGCTCCTGCCCGGTGTGGTCGGCAACGCCGAGTCGCTGGTGGAGGAGTCCCACGAGGACGGCCTGCTGGAGTACCCCGTCTACACCAAGCCCGCCTCCTGGCGCGGCCGGGACGTGCCCCCCGTGCTGCTCTCGGGCGACCACGGCGCGATCGCCCGGTGGCGGCACCAGCAGCGGCTCGAGCGGACCGCTCGCCGCCGCCCCGACCTGCTGGCTCCCGCCGCGGCGCTGGCCGGGGAGACCACGATGCCGCTGACCACCGCGACCCCCGCCGACGCCCCGGAGCTGTGGACGCTGCAGCGCGCCTGCTGGCTGGACGAGGGGCGCCTGCACGGGACCTTCGACATCCCGCCGCTCACCGAGTCGCTGGCCGACGTCCAGGCGGGGCTGCGGGGCTGGCACACCTGGGTCGGCCGGCACGACGGCCGGCTCGTCGCCTCGGTCCGGGCCCGCCTGGTCGACGACGACACCTGGGAGGTGGGCCGGCTCATGGTGGCGCCCGACCTGGCCGGCCGCGGCCTGGGCCGCGCGCTGCTGGCGCACGTCGAGACGATGGCGCCCCCCGAGGCCCGACGGGCGTGGCTGCTGACCGGCGAGCGCAGCGCCCGCAACCAGCGGATCTACCGCAAGGCGGGATACCGGCCGGTGCGCACCCGCCGGGAGGACGTCCCCGGCACCGTCGAGCTCGACAAGCGGCTGCGGCGGGGCTGA